From Skermanella sp. TT6, a single genomic window includes:
- a CDS encoding co-chaperone GroES, whose protein sequence is MKFRPLHDRVVVKPTEQENKTAGGIIIPDTAKEKPMQGEVVAVGPGARGEDGKVTALDVKAGDKVLYGKWSGTEVKIEGDTLLIMRESDLMGVLE, encoded by the coding sequence ATGAAGTTCAGGCCTTTGCATGATCGCGTCGTCGTGAAGCCGACCGAGCAGGAGAACAAGACTGCCGGCGGCATCATCATTCCGGACACCGCCAAGGAAAAGCCGATGCAGGGCGAAGTCGTCGCCGTCGGTCCCGGTGCCCGCGGCGAGGACGGCAAGGTCACCGCGCTCGACGTCAAGGCGGGCGACAAGGTGCTGTACGGCAAGTGGTCCGGTACCGAGGTCAAGATCGAGGGCGACACGCTTCTGATCATGCGTGAGTCCGACCTGATGGGCGTCCTCGAGTAA
- the hfq gene encoding RNA chaperone Hfq, with translation MSEKSQNVQDVFLNHVRKNKTPVTVFLVNGVKLQGIITWFDNFSVLLRRDAHSQLVYKHAISTVMPAHPIQLFEPPKEGEGT, from the coding sequence ATGTCCGAAAAAAGTCAAAATGTTCAGGACGTTTTCTTAAACCACGTCCGAAAGAACAAGACCCCGGTCACCGTGTTCCTGGTGAACGGTGTCAAACTCCAAGGCATCATAACGTGGTTCGACAACTTCTCCGTCCTGTTGCGACGCGATGCGCATAGCCAACTGGTCTACAAGCACGCAATCTCGACCGTGATGCCTGCCCATCCTATTCAACTTTTCGAGCCGCCCAAGGAAGGTGAAGGTACCTAA
- a CDS encoding D-amino-acid transaminase — protein sequence MARYAYVNGRFVPHGEAMVHVEDRGFQFADGVYEVVTIIGGRLADEQGHLDRLARSLNELRIAWPVAPHVLKLLMRRLIARNHVTQGTIYLQITRGVAPRDFKFPKHSRSSLVMTTKRATAFATPEQLENGVKVISIPDIRWLRRDIKSVALLPQVLGKQQAVEAGAFEAWQLDPDGDVTEGCSSNAWIVTEDGTLVTRHADNLILNGVTRLSIIRLAREAGIPFEERAFSLEEAYRAREAFVSSASTFVMPVTRIDDRTVGNGKPGSLGERLRQAYLEYARTAGAS from the coding sequence ATGGCTCGATACGCATATGTCAACGGCCGGTTCGTTCCCCATGGCGAGGCGATGGTCCATGTCGAGGACCGCGGATTCCAGTTCGCCGACGGTGTCTACGAAGTCGTCACGATCATCGGCGGCAGGCTCGCCGACGAGCAGGGGCACCTGGATCGCCTGGCACGGTCGCTGAACGAACTGCGGATCGCGTGGCCGGTGGCTCCCCACGTGCTCAAGCTGCTGATGCGCCGGCTGATCGCCCGCAACCACGTGACCCAGGGGACGATCTACCTCCAGATCACGCGCGGCGTCGCCCCGCGCGACTTCAAGTTTCCGAAGCACTCCCGCAGCAGCCTCGTCATGACGACGAAGCGGGCGACCGCCTTCGCGACTCCGGAACAGCTGGAGAACGGGGTCAAGGTGATCTCGATTCCCGACATCCGCTGGCTGCGCCGGGACATCAAGTCGGTGGCGCTGCTGCCGCAGGTGCTGGGCAAGCAGCAGGCGGTGGAGGCAGGCGCGTTCGAGGCGTGGCAGCTCGACCCGGACGGCGATGTGACCGAGGGCTGCTCCAGCAACGCCTGGATCGTGACCGAGGACGGCACCCTGGTGACCCGCCATGCCGACAACCTGATCCTGAACGGCGTGACCCGCCTGTCGATCATCCGGCTGGCCAGGGAAGCCGGCATCCCGTTCGAGGAACGCGCCTTCTCGCTGGAGGAAGCCTACCGGGCGCGGGAAGCTTTCGTTTCCAGCGCCAGCACCTTCGTGATGCCGGTCACGCGGATCGACGACCGCACCGTCGGCAACGGCAAGCCGGGTTCCCTGGGAGAGCGCCTGAGGCAGGCCTACCTGGAATATGCCCGGACGGCGGGCGCGTCGTGA
- a CDS encoding sigma-54-dependent transcriptional regulator codes for MAHDILIVDDEADIRMLIAGILEDEGMKTRQAGDADQAIAAVGARRPSLVILDIWLQGSRLDGIQILAELKREHPNLPVIMISGHGTIETAVSAIKQGAYDFIEKPFKADRLLVLVERAIEAARLRRENEELKLRTGGQIELIGKSSAINHVRHSIDKVAPTGSRVLITGPAGSGKEVVARLLHARSRRADGPFVGLNCATMRPDRLEVELFGTEHGQDGLPRKVGTFEQAHGGTLLLDEVADMPLETQGKIVRVLQEQTFERVGGSARVEVDVRVIASSNRDLPSEIEAGRFRQDLFYRLSVVPIRVPPLTERREDIPLLARHFMIRSSETAGLPARDYGEDAMAALQAYDWPGNVRQLRNVVDWLLIMSTGDPREPIRADMLPPEIGAITPTVLKWDKGGEIMGLPLREAREVFEREYLLAQVTRFGGNISRTAAFVGMERSALHRKLKSLGVHGNDKPPHKLAGD; via the coding sequence ATGGCGCATGACATTCTGATCGTCGATGACGAAGCGGACATCCGCATGCTGATTGCGGGTATCCTTGAAGACGAAGGCATGAAGACCCGGCAAGCCGGCGACGCCGACCAGGCCATCGCCGCGGTCGGTGCCCGAAGGCCGAGCTTGGTGATCCTCGACATCTGGCTCCAGGGGAGCCGGCTCGACGGCATCCAGATTCTCGCCGAGCTCAAGCGCGAGCATCCGAACCTGCCGGTCATCATGATCAGCGGCCACGGGACGATCGAGACCGCCGTGTCCGCGATCAAGCAGGGCGCCTACGACTTCATCGAGAAGCCGTTCAAGGCCGACCGCCTGCTGGTCCTGGTCGAGCGCGCGATCGAAGCCGCCCGGCTCAGGCGCGAGAACGAGGAACTGAAGCTCCGGACCGGCGGCCAGATCGAGCTGATCGGCAAGTCGTCGGCGATCAACCATGTCAGGCACTCGATCGACAAGGTGGCCCCGACCGGCAGCCGCGTCCTGATCACCGGGCCGGCCGGGTCCGGCAAGGAGGTCGTCGCCCGCCTGCTCCATGCCCGCTCCCGCCGGGCCGACGGCCCCTTCGTCGGGCTGAACTGCGCGACCATGCGGCCCGACCGGCTGGAGGTCGAGCTGTTCGGCACCGAGCACGGCCAGGATGGCCTGCCCCGCAAGGTCGGCACTTTCGAGCAGGCCCATGGCGGCACCCTGCTGCTGGACGAGGTGGCGGACATGCCGCTGGAGACCCAGGGAAAGATCGTCCGCGTGCTCCAGGAGCAGACCTTCGAGCGGGTCGGCGGCAGCGCGAGGGTCGAGGTCGATGTCCGGGTGATCGCGTCGAGCAACCGCGACCTTCCGTCGGAGATCGAGGCCGGCCGGTTCCGGCAGGACCTGTTCTACCGCCTCAGCGTCGTGCCGATCCGGGTTCCGCCGCTGACCGAGCGCCGCGAGGACATCCCCCTGCTGGCCCGCCACTTCATGATCCGCTCGTCCGAGACGGCGGGCCTGCCGGCCCGCGACTACGGCGAGGACGCGATGGCGGCGCTCCAGGCCTATGACTGGCCGGGCAACGTGCGCCAGTTGCGCAACGTGGTGGATTGGCTGCTGATCATGTCGACCGGCGACCCGCGCGAGCCGATCCGCGCCGACATGCTGCCGCCCGAGATCGGCGCCATCACCCCGACGGTCCTGAAGTGGGACAAGGGCGGCGAGATCATGGGCCTGCCGCTGCGCGAGGCCCGCGAAGTGTTCGAGCGCGAGTATCTGCTTGCCCAGGTGACCCGGTTCGGTGGCAACATATCCCGCACGGCCGCGTTCGTGGGAATGGAGCGTTCCGCCTTGCACCGCAAGCTGAAATCCTTGGGCGTGCACGGCAACGACAAGCCTCCCCACAAGCTGGCCGGGGATTGA
- the trkA gene encoding Trk system potassium transporter TrkA, translating to MKVIVCGAGQVGSNIARYLATENNDVTVIDQSPELIQKISDTLDVQAMVGFASHPNVLEQAGAADADMIIAVTLADEVNMVACQVAHSLFNVPTKIARVRNQSYLAPIWADLFSREHMPIDVIISPEIEVARAVARRLQVPGAFDMIPLADGKVRVIGVICTDNCPILHTPLRQLTGLFPDLNLEVVAIVRNDKPIIPGGDDQMLPGDEVYFVADTRHLGRAMAAFGHEETEARRIIILGGGNIGLCLAEELEAKHPQVSARIVEVDRGRAQYIAQRLNRTMVLHGDGLDPEILEEANVRAAETVVAVTNDDEGNILASLLAKRYGCQRAITLINKTTYSPLVTTLGIDAVVSPRTITVSTILQHVRRGRIRAVHSLREGFAEVIEAEALETSSLINTPLREIKLPTGVIVGAIVRGEEVIIPRPSTVIKPHDRVIILAAVGQVKKVEKMFAVRLEFF from the coding sequence ATGAAGGTCATCGTCTGCGGCGCCGGCCAGGTCGGCTCCAACATCGCCCGCTATCTCGCGACCGAGAACAACGACGTCACCGTGATCGACCAGTCCCCGGAGCTGATCCAGAAGATCAGCGACACGCTGGACGTCCAGGCCATGGTCGGATTCGCCTCCCACCCGAACGTGCTGGAGCAGGCGGGCGCCGCCGACGCCGACATGATCATCGCGGTCACCCTGGCGGACGAGGTCAACATGGTGGCCTGCCAGGTGGCGCACTCGCTGTTCAACGTGCCGACAAAGATCGCCCGCGTCCGGAACCAGAGCTACCTGGCGCCGATCTGGGCGGACCTGTTCTCGCGCGAGCATATGCCGATCGACGTGATCATCTCGCCCGAGATCGAGGTGGCCCGGGCTGTCGCCCGCCGGCTCCAGGTGCCGGGCGCGTTCGACATGATCCCGCTGGCCGACGGCAAGGTCCGCGTCATCGGCGTCATCTGCACCGACAATTGCCCGATCCTGCACACGCCGCTGCGCCAGCTCACCGGCCTGTTCCCCGACCTGAACCTCGAGGTCGTGGCGATCGTCCGCAACGACAAGCCGATCATCCCCGGCGGCGACGACCAGATGCTGCCGGGCGACGAGGTCTATTTCGTCGCCGACACGCGGCACCTGGGACGGGCCATGGCGGCCTTCGGCCACGAGGAGACCGAGGCCCGCCGGATCATCATCCTGGGCGGCGGCAACATCGGCCTGTGCCTCGCCGAGGAGCTGGAGGCGAAGCACCCGCAGGTCAGCGCGCGGATCGTCGAGGTGGACCGCGGCCGGGCCCAGTACATCGCCCAGCGGCTGAACCGGACCATGGTGCTTCACGGCGACGGGCTCGATCCGGAGATCCTGGAGGAAGCCAACGTCCGGGCGGCCGAGACGGTGGTCGCCGTGACGAACGACGACGAGGGCAACATCCTCGCCTCGCTGCTCGCCAAGCGCTACGGCTGCCAGCGCGCCATCACCCTGATCAACAAGACGACCTATTCGCCGCTGGTCACCACGCTCGGCATCGACGCCGTGGTCAGCCCGCGCACCATCACGGTCTCGACCATCCTACAGCATGTCCGGCGCGGCCGGATCCGCGCGGTCCACAGCCTGCGCGAAGGCTTCGCCGAGGTGATCGAGGCGGAGGCGCTGGAGACTTCCAGCCTGATCAACACGCCCCTGCGGGAGATCAAGCTGCCGACCGGCGTGATCGTCGGCGCCATCGTGCGGGGCGAGGAGGTGATCATTCCCAGGCCCTCCACGGTGATCAAGCCGCACGACCGGGTCATCATCCTGGCCGCGGTCGGGCAGGTGAAGAAGGTCGAGAAGATGTTCGCGGTTCGGCTCGAGTTCTTCTGA
- a CDS encoding HAD family hydrolase, whose product MTADLGGAPLGDGDPTRLPRAVLFDWDNTLVDNWGCIHAALNAALVAHGLPPWSLEETRLRVRQSLRDSFPRLFGDRWTDARDIFYDHFGRHHLDYLKPLPGAEGLLSALAGQGVYLGVVSNKTGRFLRAESAQLGWDRYFGKLVGAGDAPQDKPAVDPIHMALEPGGLIAGPDVWFIGDADVDMQCAHAGRCVPMLIGNGPDDFGNFPPAHRFDTCDIVSDLVRRLGAPISLETPVEQRK is encoded by the coding sequence GTGACGGCGGATCTCGGGGGCGCACCCCTTGGCGACGGCGACCCGACGCGGCTGCCGCGCGCGGTCCTGTTCGATTGGGACAATACCCTGGTGGACAACTGGGGCTGCATCCATGCCGCGCTGAACGCCGCCCTGGTCGCCCACGGACTGCCGCCCTGGAGCCTGGAAGAGACCCGCCTCCGCGTCCGGCAGAGCCTGCGCGACAGCTTCCCCCGCCTGTTCGGCGACCGCTGGACCGATGCGCGAGACATCTTCTACGACCATTTCGGCCGCCACCATCTCGATTACCTGAAGCCGCTCCCGGGTGCCGAGGGGCTGCTGTCGGCGCTGGCCGGGCAGGGCGTCTATCTCGGGGTGGTCAGCAACAAGACCGGCCGCTTCCTGCGGGCCGAGTCGGCCCAACTCGGTTGGGACCGCTACTTCGGCAAGCTCGTCGGAGCGGGAGATGCGCCACAAGATAAACCTGCGGTTGATCCTATCCACATGGCCCTTGAGCCCGGCGGGTTGATTGCCGGTCCCGACGTCTGGTTCATCGGCGATGCAGACGTGGATATGCAGTGCGCCCATGCCGGGAGATGCGTCCCGATGCTGATCGGGAACGGTCCGGACGATTTCGGGAATTTTCCGCCTGCGCACCGGTTTGACACTTGCGATATAGTATCCGACTTGGTGCGGCGCCTTGGCGCCCCCATATCGCTGGAGACTCCAGTCGAACAACGAAAATAG
- the hflX gene encoding GTPase HflX has translation MGTGRALVIHPILREAKIDDGMRSPEARLDEAVGLAAAIELDVAYAEAVKVNRPQPSTLLGSGTVEHFAGLIRDAEERGEPIDLVVMDHALSPVQQRNLERGLHAKVIDRTGLILEIFGARARTREGQLQVELAALSYQRSRLVRSWTHLERQRGGFGFLGGPGESQLEIDRRLIGDRIIKLKRELDEVRRTRDLHRKARDRVPYPVVALVGYTNAGKSSLFNRMAGADVFAKNLLFATLDPTMRGIELPTGRKVILSDTVGFISDLPTHLVAAFRATLEEVQAAGIVLHVRDIAHPDTEAQKADVEAVLRDLDIDPSQDGRVVEVLNKIDLLDAATRDALLAQAARNDHMQAVSALTGEGLPGLFGLLDRHMTMDRQTVDLAVRIDDGAALAWLYQRGDVLERRDDDSFAHLQIALDPADLARFERRYDYHPAT, from the coding sequence ATGGGCACCGGCCGCGCCCTCGTGATCCATCCGATCCTGCGCGAGGCCAAGATCGACGACGGCATGCGCAGCCCGGAGGCGCGCCTGGACGAAGCCGTCGGACTGGCCGCCGCGATCGAATTGGACGTAGCATACGCCGAAGCCGTCAAGGTCAACCGGCCTCAGCCGTCGACCCTGCTCGGGTCAGGCACGGTGGAGCATTTCGCCGGCCTGATCCGTGACGCCGAGGAGAGGGGGGAACCCATCGACCTGGTCGTGATGGACCACGCCCTGTCGCCCGTCCAGCAGCGCAACCTGGAACGCGGGCTCCATGCCAAGGTCATAGACCGCACCGGCCTGATCCTGGAGATCTTCGGCGCCCGGGCAAGGACCCGGGAAGGCCAGTTGCAGGTGGAGCTCGCGGCCCTCAGCTACCAGCGCTCGCGGCTTGTCCGGTCCTGGACCCACCTGGAGCGCCAGCGCGGCGGCTTCGGCTTCCTCGGCGGCCCCGGCGAAAGCCAGCTCGAGATCGACCGCCGCCTGATCGGCGACCGGATCATCAAGCTGAAGCGGGAACTGGACGAGGTCCGGCGGACCCGGGACCTGCACCGCAAGGCGCGGGACAGGGTACCCTATCCGGTGGTGGCCCTGGTCGGCTATACCAACGCCGGCAAGTCGTCGCTGTTCAACCGGATGGCCGGTGCCGACGTGTTCGCCAAGAACCTGCTGTTCGCGACGCTCGACCCGACCATGCGCGGAATCGAGCTGCCGACCGGCCGCAAGGTGATCCTGTCCGACACGGTGGGCTTCATCTCCGACCTGCCGACCCACCTCGTGGCTGCCTTCCGGGCGACCCTGGAGGAGGTCCAGGCGGCCGGCATCGTCCTTCATGTTCGGGACATCGCCCATCCCGACACGGAGGCCCAGAAGGCTGACGTCGAGGCGGTGCTGCGCGACCTCGACATCGACCCGTCCCAGGACGGCCGCGTCGTCGAGGTGCTGAACAAGATCGACCTGCTCGACGCCGCCACCCGGGACGCCCTGCTCGCCCAGGCGGCGCGGAACGACCACATGCAGGCGGTCTCGGCCTTGACCGGCGAGGGCCTGCCCGGACTGTTCGGGCTGCTCGACCGCCACATGACGATGGACCGGCAGACGGTCGATCTCGCGGTTCGGATCGACGACGGCGCGGCGCTGGCTTGGCTCTACCAGCGGGGCGACGTGCTGGAACGGCGGGACGACGACTCCTTCGCCCATCTCCAGATCGCCCTCGACCCGGCCGACCTCGCCCGTTTCGAACGGCGCTACGACTACCATCCCGCCACCTGA
- a CDS encoding sensor histidine kinase NtrY-like, with protein sequence MTSEPAGMPQSFWSQFLIWASRVGLAGKLAVALAVAAIGAGFATYAALTATPPFGNDPNTVSLLLTLDLALLLLLGAIIARRIVGLWIERRRGLAGSRLHVRVVATFSLLAVMPAIIVAAFSAIFFYVGVQSWFSERVRTAINESRAVAQAYLHEHQQVIRADALAMANDLNREAARLLTDPGRFAQVVATQAALRALTEAIVFDGSGRMLARSGLSFTLEFEPIPESALERARQGEVVLMVTDTDDRVRALVRLDRFVDTFLFVGRLVEPRVLSHMESAQEAASAYAELEGKRSSLQITVTLIFVVVALLLLLAAVWIGLNFATALVAPIGSLIGAAERVRAGDMGARVPELLPEDELGTLSRAFNRMTSQLESQRRELIEANRQLDLRRRFTETVLAGVSAGVVGLDHEGRINLPNLSGAHLLGVDDPEILIGRKLVDVAPEMGELMGMIRRRPAKLMEAQVQLRRAGTTRTLLVRVAAESVGSDIRGFVVTFDDVTELLSAQRKAAWADVARRIAHEIKNPLTPIQLSAERLRRKYLKEITSDPETFQMCTDTIVRQVDDIGRMVDEFSAFARMPSPVMKPQNINELCRQAVFLQSSAHPAIKFTADLPPGPLTVPCDGRQISQALTNLLQNAVDAIDGRSAPDIGTLPPGQVDLGLEVHDDRVSIVIADNGKGLPHEERDRLTEPYVTTRAKGTGLGLAIVKKIMEDHGGELVLEDRASGPGAQVRLVIPKTEIAAPAVAAEETQQKQSRYGA encoded by the coding sequence GGGAACGACCCGAACACGGTCAGCCTGCTGCTGACGCTCGACCTGGCGCTGCTGCTGCTGCTCGGCGCCATCATCGCGCGGCGCATCGTCGGCCTGTGGATCGAGCGGCGCCGAGGCCTCGCCGGGTCGCGCCTGCATGTCCGGGTGGTCGCGACCTTCAGCCTGCTGGCGGTCATGCCGGCGATCATCGTCGCGGCCTTTTCCGCCATCTTCTTCTATGTCGGCGTCCAGTCCTGGTTCAGCGAGCGGGTGCGCACCGCGATCAACGAGTCGCGCGCCGTCGCCCAGGCCTACCTGCACGAACACCAGCAGGTGATCCGGGCCGACGCTCTGGCCATGGCCAACGACCTCAACCGGGAGGCTGCGCGCCTGCTGACCGACCCCGGCCGGTTCGCCCAGGTGGTCGCGACCCAGGCCGCGCTGCGGGCCTTGACCGAGGCGATCGTGTTCGACGGCAGCGGCCGGATGCTGGCGCGTTCCGGCCTGTCCTTCACCCTGGAGTTCGAGCCGATTCCCGAAAGTGCCCTGGAGCGCGCCCGGCAGGGCGAGGTCGTCCTGATGGTGACCGACACCGACGACCGGGTCAGGGCGCTGGTACGGCTCGACCGCTTCGTGGATACCTTCCTGTTCGTCGGCCGGCTGGTCGAGCCGCGGGTGTTGAGCCACATGGAGTCGGCCCAGGAGGCCGCCAGCGCCTATGCCGAGCTGGAGGGCAAGCGCTCCAGCCTTCAGATCACGGTGACGCTGATCTTCGTCGTGGTGGCGCTGCTGCTGCTGCTGGCCGCGGTCTGGATCGGCCTCAATTTCGCGACGGCGCTGGTGGCGCCGATCGGCTCCCTGATCGGCGCCGCCGAGCGGGTGCGGGCAGGGGACATGGGCGCACGTGTGCCCGAGCTGCTGCCGGAGGACGAGCTGGGCACGCTGTCGCGCGCCTTCAACCGCATGACCAGCCAGCTGGAGAGCCAGCGGCGGGAGCTGATCGAGGCGAACCGCCAGCTCGACCTGCGCCGCCGCTTCACGGAGACCGTGCTGGCCGGCGTCTCGGCCGGCGTCGTCGGCCTCGACCACGAGGGCCGCATCAACCTGCCCAACCTGTCGGGCGCCCATCTGCTGGGCGTCGACGACCCGGAGATCCTGATCGGCCGCAAGCTGGTCGACGTGGCGCCGGAGATGGGCGAGCTGATGGGCATGATCCGTCGCCGCCCGGCCAAGCTGATGGAAGCCCAGGTCCAGCTCCGCCGCGCCGGGACCACGCGGACCCTGCTGGTCCGGGTCGCCGCCGAGTCGGTCGGAAGCGACATCCGCGGCTTCGTCGTGACGTTCGACGACGTCACCGAGCTGCTCTCGGCGCAACGCAAGGCTGCCTGGGCCGACGTGGCGCGTCGCATCGCGCACGAGATCAAGAACCCGCTGACCCCGATCCAGCTCTCGGCCGAGCGATTGCGCCGAAAATACCTCAAGGAAATCACCAGCGACCCCGAGACGTTCCAGATGTGTACCGATACCATCGTACGCCAAGTGGACGATATCGGCCGGATGGTTGACGAGTTCTCCGCCTTCGCGCGGATGCCGAGCCCGGTGATGAAGCCACAGAACATCAACGAACTGTGTCGCCAAGCCGTGTTCCTCCAATCCAGCGCACATCCCGCCATCAAGTTCACGGCCGACCTTCCGCCGGGGCCGCTCACCGTGCCGTGCGACGGCCGGCAGATTTCCCAGGCCCTGACCAACCTGCTCCAGAACGCGGTGGACGCGATCGACGGCCGCTCCGCTCCCGACATCGGGACGCTGCCGCCCGGGCAGGTGGATCTCGGCCTCGAGGTCCACGACGACCGCGTGTCGATCGTGATCGCCGACAACGGCAAGGGATTGCCGCACGAGGAACGCGACAGGCTGACCGAGCCCTACGTCACCACGCGGGCCAAGGGCACCGGGCTGGGGCTCGCCATCGTCAAGAAGATCATGGAGGACCATGGCGGCGAACTGGTGCTCGAAGACAGGGCTTCCGGCCCGGGCGCGCAGGTCCGCCTCGTGATCCCCAAGACCGAAATCGCCGCGCCGGCCGTGGCCGCCGAAGAAACGCAGCAGAAACAGAGTCGCTATGGCGCATGA